A portion of the Myripristis murdjan chromosome 13, fMyrMur1.1, whole genome shotgun sequence genome contains these proteins:
- the sgcg gene encoding gamma-sarcoglycan, producing MVREQYVTTTQGSSVPRLSPENVYKIGIYGWRKRCLYLFVLLLIIILVVNFALTIWILRVMWFNSAGMGMLQVNSDGVKLEEGESEFLLPLYAHEIHSREDSSLLVHSSENVSLNARNENGDVTGSLFVGPKEAQGHTQNLVINSNNDNMLFAADGKMAVVGTDKLRITGPEGALFQHSVEVPVLKSEPLKDLRLESPTRSLSMDAPKGVHIKALAGNVEVASNMDVILQSSVGLLVLDAETVRMPSLPLSGGGVSGNAQGLYEVCVCPSGKLFLSKAGVTSTCSENQEC from the exons ATGGTGCGGGAGCAGTATGTCACCACCACCCAGGGCAGCAGCGTTCCCAGGCTGTCGCCCGAAAACGTCTACAAGATCGGCATCTATGGCTGGAGGAAGCGCTGCCTCTATCTCTTTGTCCTGTTGCTCATCATCATCCTGGTGGTCAACTTTGCCCTCACCATCTGGATCCTCAGGGTGATGTGGTTCAACTCG gcagGAATGGGAATGCTGCAAGTTAACTCAGACGGGGTGaagctggaggagggagagtctgagttccttcttcctctctacGCTCATGAGATCCACTCCAGAGAA gattCCTCACTTCTGGTGCACTCATCAGAAAATGTCTCGCTTAACGCCCGCAATGAAAACGGGGATGTCACAGGAAGCCTATTCGTTG gtCCAAAGGAGGCACAGGGACACACGCAGAATCTGGTCATTAACTCCAACAATGACAACATGCTGTTCGCCGCAGATGGCAAAATGGCCGTGGTTGGGACAGACAAACTCCGCATCACAG gtCCTGAAGGAGCGCTGTTCCAGCACTCAGTCGAGGTTCCCGTTCTAAAGTCTGAACCTCTCAAAGACCTGAG GTTGGAGTCTCCGACCCGCTCTCTTAGCATGGATGCACCTAAAGGAGTTCATATCAAGGCGCTGGCTGGAAACGTTGAAGTGGCTTCTAACATGGATGTTATCCTGCAATCCAGCGTGGGACTG CTGGTGTTGGATGCTGAGACGGTGCGCATGCCGAGCCTGCCCCTGAGCGGAGGAGGGGTTTCTGGAAATGCTCAGGGTCTCtatgaagtgtgtgtctgtcccagCGGCAAGCTCTTCCTGTCCAAGGCTGGGGTCACCTCCACTTGCAGCGAGAATCAGGAGTGCTAG